Genomic segment of Panicum virgatum strain AP13 chromosome 9N, P.virgatum_v5, whole genome shotgun sequence:
ATGCACAGGTTGCCTTGTCTCCATGAGGCCAACACGAGGGTCACAAACAGCAGCAGCAATAGAACAATTCGTGGGGGACCAGGCAGATGCATGTGACCTCGCTCCAACCACCGAACGCACATAACTGCTCCAAATCATGCATCCAAACAAAAACATCCAGacatacatgatccaatgatTCACATATGCATATAGGAGGGGTGAATAAGCTAGCAGGGACAAAATCTTGAGGAAgatcacactactacaaaactgAATTGTAGTAGGAGCGCCCCGTTCTTTTTTTAGGCAGTGCAAAGGGTAACCTGCTCCTACTAATGGAGTGGGGTTCATGCATTAGCATTCgatccgcctctaaaaatatatttctaggggTGAATGCATTTTTATAGTTGagtgacgccatcacccgctCCTGAAAATAGCATTTATAGAGGCGGGTGATGTTACCATCGTCTCTGAAAATGGTGACCATTTCAAGAGGTGGGCGTGATGGCATGATCTGcttctaaaaataatttttagagATTGGTGATGGCATAACATGCCCTACAAATGGTCCTGCGCAAataaattcataactttttcatatatctttggatgaagtcaaactttatatcaaaattattGAGGTTGACGAGACctaaaattttgtagttgataacCTTTTCATTTCAGGTTATTTAATAGTCCAAATAATTATTATAAATTCTCTAATTTTAAaatcaataattttttttttcaaatgacCTCGGATGTAGATTAGCTCCTTATATCAAAGTTGTAGTGGTAAGATCTAAATTTTATAGTTTATACATTATTcatttaaaaaattatagaatCACAAGATCATTTAATAGTTGTGCCCTACACATGGCTATGGCTATATAGTATGTCATCaactcaagtcatactttgaGGGTTCCACAATCTTACCATTTATATACACTAAAATATATTTGGCACATTTTTTCTGTATCTATAGTTTACAATACGTATAGTGTATAAGTTTCACTTATTTacttatttttatatatttaatgatttaaattaaattttggaataaataaaaatatttttaggggcaaaCGGTTACAATAACTATAGTATAGAAGTTTcgctttttatttatttttatatatttaaatatctaaattaaattttggaataaaataaaaaatatttacaaggGCGAATGATAGTCGGGTGATGGTATCACCTGAACATGGAAACAGACTTCTAGGGGTGGGTGACGGCGTTACTTGCTTCTACAATTCGATTTCAGTGTTAATACAAAAGAAAAACATACCTCATAAAGTCACAAGTGATTGTGTGGTAGAGAGGAGGAATGATACTTGAGGTAAGCAGTTCGAACCCCGATTGATGCAAGTGTGCATATTTCATTAAAAGGTTGTACCTCTAATAGAGGGGCTTGTGGTGGTGGCTAGTgggcttgatttttttttcttttttcttttgttgttttcaATTTTCGCCTATGTAAATGAATTTACAGGGATGGGTACGTTACACGCTCCTGCTTGTAGCTGCGAAAAGCAGAAGGGGCACCGCCCCACCCATATAAATATTGTTTTATCCGCCTTTGAAATTGGTTTTTATAGTGTCAAGCTGCAGCAGCGCGGACAGGCGATGACAGCAGAAGAATCTACTGGCTGTTGAATATATAGGTAAGTGGAACGACAAGAGACCCTGTCATGGTACCACATGGTACATGGTGCTTGTGAGGAACAATATATGTAAACATATTTTCAGTACTTATATTAATTACCTAGAACTACctaatctatatatcttatatagatggcacccactaactatttctctcttcatgcaaggTGTCCACATCATTCCCCACTAAGTGTTCCACTAACTTGCAATCCTTTCATGCAATCTATTCATGTTTtcttattaattacaaaaaatatcCATATCATCTTtactatgtgcaatactttAAATATTTAATCTATTAATATAAATCATATACGTACGCTATTTTTTCATCGCCTATTCTTCTATAATATATATCTTATATAGATGGCACCCActaactatttctctcttcatgcaaggTGTCCACATCATTTCCCACTAAGTGTTCCACTAACTTGCAATCCTTTCATGCAATCTATTCATGTTTtcttattaattacaaaaaatattCATATCATCTTTACTATATGCAATACTTTAAATATTTAATCTATTAATATAAATCATATACGTACGCTATTTTTTCATCGCCTATTCTTATATAAtatgatcaaatattctattggtgtTTCTTCTATTAGCGTATCGATTTTTACCAGATCCGATAAACAAAAAATGTTCATGTCATCTCTACTTCTAgcaatacttttaatttttaatcTATTAAAGTAAAGTTATATACAAATGCTATTTTTTATCATCTATTCTTCTATAATATGATCAAATATTCTTTTGGTGTTTCTTCTATTAGCTTATCGGTCTTTATCAGATCCGATAAAAAGATAACATGCAAGTAAAATGCACCATCTATTTTTCTCAATATGCAAGCTATATATCCATATCATATAGAAACTCATTATATCAGACGCCATCATTATCCACTAGGACCATCTATTTATATCTTCCACCGATTTTCTGTGAATATTGCCAGGCAATCACCTTAGTGtttctaattttaaatttcaccttaaaattttatttaagaaataccgcagcaacgcgcggggtatcACCTAGTGTAATATAATTGAAGCTCCTCAAATCATATCCTTTCTTTATGTGATGAGTTTCTCCATGTGCAAGTACACCAAAGAGTACATCTATTATTAAACATCAACACAATCACATAAAGGTTTGGTTTCGGATCATGATGATCCAATAATGTACATATACCATTGTTTTCATTAGAAATCACATCATATCAAAAGCCTTATTAGGTCTACAAATCACATGGCACACCGACCGAACCAAAGCATGTGAGGAGACCATGGCCGCTGGCCGGACTATACTCATCGATGCAGTGGCCCCACGGCCACACACAATGACAGAAGGGCAGACAATCACGTTGAGAATAAAATGGGTACAGTGAAGTCCATGCATTTACGAGGCTGGCTGGCAGCATGCCACTGCCACCGATCTCTCCCTTTGTACGAGAGGCAATTTCTTATGCTAGGCGTCAATAATATTTTGCACATATTAGACGTCAATTTTGTGTGTTCAGACTGCTGGGTGCGTAAATGGTACGGATAATATATGTTCATATTCGAGTTTGAATTCATTTAAAGGGGTTAATATCCATTCGTATCTGAGTCCAGACAATCAGTATCCAACACTGTATCCGAATCCGAAAATaaaatttagattttttatGATGCTGATATCTATTTATATCTTTTCTGACAGATCACATATCAGTAGGTTTTCgaccgtatccgatccgtttacTCGACTgctgacaaaaaaaaatacaattagTATCACCAGATAGAAAAAGTTAGACAGTAAACACACAACTACACTGTAGAATTTTTATTGTAAAGGGATCTAAATAGTTTGTGCTACTCGTTCTGACTCTTGcttttttttgggaaaattcgattcatgccaccacaactccgtgatattgggtttcacgttgaaaatcatgccactcaatggcatcgatttcaacatgaaatcaaaaatcgtgaaattgtagtggcatggatccaactgaccctcaCAATTTTTTGAGGTTGTACACAATTCTGCAGAATTGTTTAGGTTGCCCAGTGCTAGCTTTTGTATATTTTGtttaagtttaaagttcaaATTTCTTCAAACCATTTAAATGGAGATTCCAGAACGGGCTGCGACAGAGTTCAGAAGATGGGAAGAAGAACTAAGAAGACCCTGTGTGCTTACAGAAACAGACTGGCCGTACACCAGATATGCATGCAGGAGCCATGGGCACAGCTTCCGGTCGGGCTCCCCAGCTCGCCAAGTCACAGGCCCAGCACTTGCCATAATCAAATCATCCACCCATCTCCCTCCCCTCAcatccagccagccagccaggctTGTTGGGGATCGTCCCCTCCACGTTCCCGTCCCGGCCCGAGCACATGGCGCGCCATTGATAAGCTAGCTCTCTCTCGCCTCGGTTGACTCACCCGCTGTGCTGTACCTCTCCACCTGTGTTATGGTTCGTCGGGTCGGTTGGCTGCTGGTGGCCACCCATCGCATGCACGGTCTGCGGCTCTGTGCTCCGATCCTTCCTCCCTCATCATCGTCGAGGCGGTAGCTAGTATATAGCTGCGCCGCGTCGTCTTGTCTCATGTGACTGGCTGAGCGAGAGGCGGACGTACGCGCGCGTGATCGATCCCACCGGGCAGTGGTCGCGGGGCCGCGCTTGGATTGGAAAGGTCGATCGGCGATGGGGAAGGCGGGGCGGTGGCTCAAGAGCGTCCTGACGGGGAggaaggacggcagcggcggcaagaaggcgccgcagcagcaggacgGCGACGCCACCCCGCTGCCGGCGGCCAGCAGCCCCCGGGAGAAGAAGCGCTGGAGCTTCCGCCGGgccgcgacgccggcggcggcgcagcagcagcatcaggggaagcccgccgccgcgctctcaCCACTTTCGTCCCTGGACCCGGCGGCCGcggtgctcgccggcgtgaCGGTGCCGGGGAGCGAGCATGACGGGCTCGGCCAGAGCGACCACGCCGTTGCgatggccgtggcggcggcggcagccgacGCCGCCGTGATGGCTGCCGCGGAGGCGGTGGCCGCGATGGCGCGTAtgtcggcggaggaggagagcgACGTGTTGGCGATCTTCgccgtcgaggcggcggccgccgccaggatCCAAGCCACATTCAGAGGCTATCTGGTGAGTGACTGAATCCGGAAATTACATTACAGACAGAGTTGTCATGGAGCTGACGAACATGGCAATGCAGGCGAGGAAGGCGCTGTGCGCGCTGCGCGGGCTGGTGAAGCTGCAGGCGCTGATCCGGGGCCAGCTGGTGCGGCGGCAGGCCACCGCCACGCTCCGCCGCATGCAGGCCCTCGTCGACGCGCAGTCCCGCCTGCGGGCGCAGCGCGCGCGCATGGTCGAAGCcgaccatggcgccgccgccgccgccgccgccgcctaccaaCGCCGGTCGCCGCAGCACCCCAGGCGCCGCAGCTCCTACGTACGTGCGTGCCGTGAGCAGCAACGTCTCGCGCCTCGCCAGCTTGGCACAAGTCGGTCGCGGTCGGTGACACGCTCGCTGACGACTTGCTCATCTCTACTGTACATGCGCGCAGGAGATGGACCGGTCCGGCGAGGAGCACGTGAGGATCGTGGAGGTGGACGCCGGCGACCCGGCGCGGCGCTGGCGGAGCAGCTGCTCGGCCGCGGCGACCGAGTCCAGGGAGCGGCGCCTCGCCGAGTACTActgctacggcggcggcggcgagcagtgcTCGCCCGCGCCGTCGTCCGCGGCATTCGGCGCGGAGCTGAGCCCGCAGCGCGCGTACAGCGGCCACTTCGACGACGCGTTCGCGTTCGCCgaccacgcggcggcggcggcggggagcagccCGCACGTGCCCCCGAGCTACATGGCGAACACGGAGTCGTCCCGCGCCAAGGCCCGGTCCCAGAGCGCGCCGCGGCAGCGcaccgacggcgcggcggcggcggcggcggcgctggagcggcagccgagccggcgccgcggcgcgcccaGGAAGACGATGCAGCGGTCGTCGTCGCACATcggcgtgccggcggcggccggcgcgtgcGGCTACGGCTACGGCTACGGCTACGGCTACAGCTACGgttaccagcagcagcagcagaaccccTGGGCGGGCGTGAGGCTGGACCGGTCGAGCGCGTCGCTGGTGGGCAGCGAGTGCGGGTCCACGAGCTCCGtgctcaccgccgccaccgtcggctACTGCCGCTCCCTCGTCGGGTTCGAGGTGCGTGCCGGCAAGCTACACTAGACTTTGAGATCTCCTCAACTCAAAGAAAAGATTGTTTTGTTCGTTCGTTTCCTTGTTTTAATTTGGTGGTGTTGTTTTGAGCACCTGCTGCTGCAGGTGCATAGGGGGCGCTACTGAAGCTGGTCGAGCAGCTTGCTGAAGGAGATGCTGGTGTTCGAAGGCACCTTGCAAGATGCTGAAGAAACTAAAATCCATCCGTTTCTGGTGTCTGCTGATGGCTTCCATGGGATCATCCTTAGCTCTAGCTGCAAGTTTTTTCTCTACCTAGCAAGCCATGTGTAATGTGAATTCGAAAAAGTGAACAGCTAGCCTACCAGAATCTTGCAATTGCCAAACGTTTCAGATCGACTGCATCTGTCAGATTCATATGGGAGAAGAGAGGCGATCAGCCGATCAGGGAAGGCAGCTATTGGCCTCTTCTCGCAGCAATGGCAGACGAACGATCTGCGGCTCATGTAACAGAGTTTCGTGAatcccttcaaaaaaaaaacaaaagagttTCGTGAGAGATGAGGAAGCATTGCCCATTCTACCGTGGTGGTGGCCATGGGCGATGGCAAGTGTAGCGATGAAAACGGACGGAAACGGACGGAAAAATCTCATTTCTACTTccatttctatattttttttggcgGAAACGGGATCGGGTTCGAAAAATACGGGTACAGAAACGGGATCGGGTTACGCGGAAGTACGGAAACGAACCAATACGGACGTTGAGCCGGAAAGAATAACGCACTCAAATATTCTCGAGTATACATTAACAAAGTCACAAAATAATATACACGTATGAAGTTATTAGTCCAATATTCACTAGTATGCCATGTGTTAACATGCATACTTAGTGATTGGTATGTTTTTGAACATATCAATTTTTAGACATATCTTATGTAGATTAAAAACGGAATGAAAAACGGAATAAATACGGGTCAATTCTATGTAAAAATGGGATTTCTCGGAAACGGACGGAGAAACCTCATTTCTACTTCCGTAGATACGGAAATGGAATCCCACAAATACGGAAACGGACGGACAAAAATAGAAAACGGAATGGGTCAGAACGGGAATATTTCcgtccgttttcaaccctacccATGTGCAATGTAGCATATTTgttttatttcaaaataaaaattgcAAGTTGTTAGCTTCCAGGTTTCCACTTCCTGCTCTTGAAAAAAATTCTGGGGGTGTTTGGATGTCCTAGAATagggtgctaaagtttagccgtAGATGTATAGGAGTAAACATGAACTAATAAGAGCTAATCAAGGTTAGGCTCTAACGACCAATTAGCCATCATTTGTGTAACTAGattaaatattaatttttttatttctactATTTGGCATATAAGTAAGtggactaaagtttagcttTTTAGATCCAAACACCCACTCAGGTATGTCAGCTAGGAAATCCTACATAAAGTCCAttatagatggccaaatgggcAGCCCAACCCAACACGACACGGACCCAATTTTGGCACGACCCAGTTAGGCACGGCCCACTTAGGCACGCTTAATTAATCGTGTCGTGTTGGGCTGGTTCATGGGCTGAGCCAGCGGCTCAGACACGACACGAAAGTCGATGGACTGTGTCGGGCCAGCCCATCTCACCCACGAGCACGCCAGCACGTCGGCCCATGGAGCACGACCACCACTGCCGCTCGCCAGCCGCAACTAAGGATGGCAGCAGATCGGGTTTGGTGCGGGTATCCACGGATTTCGGGTTTAcgggtttcgggttcggttttTAGTTTAGACCCGTGGGTTTGCGGGTTCGGGTACCCGCAATTATTCGGGTTTGGGGCGGATCCCTAAATTAATCCGCGGAGCTCCATTGGGCCCCAAAATCATCAGCCCAATAAAAACCCATATAGTAACCCTAGCAATATATACCTGGATCTCACCAGCCACCTCACCTCACCCGGTCACCCCATCCTCCACGCCGCCTCCCATGACCTGTTCCTGTCTAGCGCTCGGAGCTCCAACCCGCCACCTCTCATCCACTCGTCCAGGCGGTCCAGCAGCCCAGCATAGCAGCactccagcccgccgccgcacccatcGCTGGTCGCCCCCAGCCCCCCGTCCCTCGATCTACAGCCGGTGCCGCAGCCCCGGACGGACtagtggaggcggaggcgcacggCCGGCGCCGAGCGAGGAGCTCGCCATTCGCTGGCGgaggccgcccgccgcgccctcgcAGGCCCGCACCGGCATCCGGCGTCTTGGCGGTAAGGGCATACTGCACTCGGCGTCTCGACCCGTAGGCTCGCTAGACTCAGCGTCTCGGCAGCAAGGGCGCACTGCACTCGCCGGCGCCGACCCTCTACTCCCCGACCCCGGCCCCCGCACGAGCGAGTAGCGACCTCGCCAGCCTAGCCGCCTCGCTAGGCGCCCAGACCGCAACCTCACTAGGCgcagggtttcgggtttcggattACCCgttgggtttcgggtatccgtggattttggttttgggtttgaATTTGCACCCGAATCGGAGTTCGGGTCAGGTTCGGGTTTTaagttcgggtttcggttttgagTGCCCAAGCACTCCACCCgaaccgaacccgacccgttgccatccttagcCGCAacttgcgcgccgccgccgcctctcgtcGATTCCGATTGCCGTTCGTGTCGTCGCTCCGGCCGCCCCCCGCGCATCACTGCCGTTCGCGCTCGCCGGCTGACCCGCGCACGCCAAGCGCCGCTCACCGAGTGCCCCTAGCGCGCGGCCCCGGCCCGCGCCAGCCGCTTGGTGGCCCTCCCATGCACACGCGCATGGGGGGGTGGGAGATCGAGAGAGACTGAGATCGAGAGACAGAggtggctgcggcggctggGTTGGGTGGATGTGGCGGCTGGGTTAGGTGGATGGAGTGAGGGAGAGCTAGGGATTTAGAGTTGGATGGGGAAGTATGGACTATTAATGGGCCAAATTGTTCCAGACACAAAATTAGTCGTGCCTGATCGGGTTAGACCTGTTAGTCATGTCGGGTCAGGATCAACACTATGGGTCGAAGTCCAGGCCCAGGCACTACCCTATGCATCGTGTCGGGTCGACCCTGAACCTATAGGtcgtgggctgggctgggctgggttaGGGTAGAGTTTTTTTTGTATTGTGCCTAGTGCGGCCCATTTGACCCAGCTCATTTGGCCATCTATAAAGTCCATTAGTGATTTTCAAAGTTGGTGACCCTGATGGCTGCAATTGCTAACTTCGCCGATCTggaatattttattatttttaacatatttttaaattttattttaaaaataatccATCCGAACATATTTCGCATCTAACCCTTTTGGTCGTGCCAGTGTGTGTGGCGTAACAAAAACACGTTGTCACGCCATATGTATTTTTGTGACAAGTTGTGCCATATTGGAGCGTGGGAGGGGTCTGCCAACccacctcccctctctctcacacttCCAAATGGGACCGACCCGTCagggtcatccccttcctccatctCCTCACCTCCCCatgcccgagcgccgcccgaccgcTTCTCCTCCCCGCATGCTTCTCCTTCCCTCCACTCCGGCTAGCCATCAATGCTTAGTGGAGCCATTCCTCCACCCCCTTGCATCCCCATCCTCTTTCTGTCAGTaacggccgccgccatcacctCGGCCTTCATGGCCCGCCACCATGTGCCGGTGTTTCCTCTGCCGGCTCCTCCACTACCTTCTTTCCCCTATAAAGAGCAACCCCAAGCCCTTGCTTCTTCCCTTTTCCACCTCCCGCTCCTCTACTCTGCCGCAGCGCTGCCGCTTAGAgttgccgagctcgccgccgccaccgtcgatcTCCTTCGACGAAGCCTCTTCATCGCAAGCAAGTCATCCCGGAGCTTTGCGCAAGGGTGGGGATCCTCTTCGACCCGTTTCCCCTCTCTTTCTCGCCCCCTCGTGGCCGGAATTGCTCGCCGGAGCAAGCTCCGCCGAGCTGAGCTgcgctccgccatggcacacCTCCTTCCCGTCCCTGCAACACCTCTTCGACCCCTTCATCACACGCGTCGTCACCTTTTCTTCCTCCTTGGCTTCACCGCTCACGAAGACGGGATCTGGACGACCCGAATTGGCTACCACTGGCGATGCCGtcctgttgacgaccaaaattagcACAGGTCgaatagaccggtctgactggtgcctGCGAGCGGTCTGAGCGGTCTGGACCATGTAGCCGGTCTGGTaacgccgaccggtctgactagtcagaccggtctacctaaaatccgagtagaattaggacttttgtagatttagatctgtaaaatgattccttgcgggataagtccgtctcaccctataaatataaagggtcacggtcgATTGAGGTTTatccaatcaatcaatcaatacaacttttatcttttatttcctcttgccctagcttttccaatctactacttactgttcctccttcgtctctacgttgattgagggcgttctaggtggtctgccgaccctagaacaaccctacatgcacttgccccgacgggtcttcccAGGCTAATGTTCGTAGGTTTCGTCACCGATcttgccggcggcgaccggtctgaccgctccttgagaccggtctgaccggtctgaagcGGCAGCACTGCAATGCGCGCCTCTGCTCGCTGCACGTTTCGAGTGCGTCCGTGTGTTGGCCATAATtcgcgtcaacatactttttggcgactctgctAGGGAATAGAATCGATCGACTGCCATGGCTAGTAAAATTCCTAAAGCTAGTGATGTTGATGCCGCCAACATCAAAAGGCCGACTGTTCAGCAACTTTTGGCAGAACATCAGAAGGCTCTTGATGACATCCAAAAGAAGAtcagagaagagaaggagaaggagatccagaagctggaggaagaagccatgaagcagtacatctcgcacttctccatcAACCGTCAAGGGAAGGTCACACCGGATGCCGCCTTCGATGCTTTACAGTTTGAGGTACAATTCGATGAGAACGAACAGCCTGCGCTTACTtcagtggcgaagccagcccAAAAAAATGACCTAGGGTGGAATTTTACGATAAAATTTTGAATCACAGAGTTGGCAATACCTAGTTTCTTGAGTCAATTCCCTATATGCAATTGTAAAATACAGTTCATCCCTTACGTGCCATTAAAATTACCACATCCTTTCTATGCCATTGTTTATAATTTTCCATCCCTTACATGCCATTACTGTCAAAATGAACTAACAGAGCTACTAAAGGTCATGGCGACAAGATAAGAATACCCCAAGCTAGGATGAAGCATATTTGTGGCCTTCATCCCTTCTGTGCCATTACAAACAACAACAGTGCATCCCCGCGCCCGCGGGATAGGCGCGCGCGCAGCTCACTCTTGCCGCCCAGCGCCGCGCGCGCAGCTCGCTCCAGCCGCCCAGCACCGCGCACGCAGTGGCCACGAGGGGCACGCGGCACCCAGTGCCCGCGCCCAGCCCCCGCGTGGCACGCGGCCCGGCGCCCGTGTGCAGCGCCTGCGTACTAGCGCCCCAGGGCTCGCACGTAGCTCCCGCGCGAGGCAGGCGGTGTCCGCCGCCCAGCGACCGCACGCAGCTCCCGCGAGGGGCCCGcggcgccagcgccagcgcccaGCCCCGCGTGAGGGAGGCGCGCGGCTGGTTCCTCTCCGGTGAGATTCGCCCCGCGAGATCGATCTGGGGTTCAGCGGTTGGGGCCTTGATGGCTCCATCAGGAGATTGGCGTTGGGGCTAGAAGTAACAGAGCAC
This window contains:
- the LOC120687629 gene encoding uncharacterized protein LOC120687629, translating into MGKAGRWLKSVLTGRKDGSGGKKAPQQQDGDATPLPAASSPREKKRWSFRRAATPAAAQQQHQGKPAAALSPLSSLDPAAAVLAGVTVPGSEHDGLGQSDHAVAMAVAAAAADAAVMAAAEAVAAMARMSAEEESDVLAIFAVEAAAAARIQATFRGYLARKALCALRGLVKLQALIRGQLVRRQATATLRRMQALVDAQSRLRAQRARMVEADHGAAAAAAAAYQRRSPQHPRRRSSYEMDRSGEEHVRIVEVDAGDPARRWRSSCSAAATESRERRLAEYYCYGGGGEQCSPAPSSAAFGAELSPQRAYSGHFDDAFAFADHAAAAAGSSPHVPPSYMANTESSRAKARSQSAPRQRTDGAAAAAAALERQPSRRRGAPRKTMQRSSSHIGVPAAAGACGYGYGYGYGYSYGYQQQQQNPWAGVRLDRSSASLVGSECGSTSSVLTAATVGYCRSLVGFEVHRGRY